Genomic window (Chryseobacterium bernardetii):
AAGAAGTGCAGAAGAGATAGAGAAGTTTGTTACGCTGCCCATTTCCAAGGAGATGAATGCTATCCCGAATAAAACTTCGGTAAGGTCTATTTCCCTGTTTGGATTATCGGTAGTTACAGTGATCTTTGATGATCATGTGAATGACTTTTATGCACAGCAGTATGCTTCCAATAAACTTGGCAATGTAGATCTTCCTGCCGGAGCAGAATACAGCATTGAGCCACCATCAGGCGCCACCGGAGAAATTTACCGGTATATTATTAAAAGTAAGCTGCCAATTAAAGAAGTAACAGCTATCCAGGACTGGGTGGTTGAAAGAGAATTGCTTGCTGTTCCCGGAGTTGCTGATGTAGTAAGCTTTGGTGGTGAAGAAAAAACATACGAAATAAAAATTAATCCTACAGAATTACACAATTACGACCTTTCCCCCCTGGATGTGTATGAAGCAGTTTCGAAGAGTAATATTAATGTAGGCGGAGATGTAGTGGCAAAAGGAGATCAGGCTTATGTAGTGCGAGGGATAGGTCTTTTGGAAAAGAAAGAGGATATTGAAAATATTCAGATTGAAGTAAAAGGCTCTACGCCTATTCTGGTAAAACACGTTGCTGAAGTTAAGGTGTCTGCAAAACCGAGGTTAGGGCAGGTAGGGTACAATAAAGAAAATGATGTAGTAGAAGGTATTGTCATTATGCTCCGTGGAGAAAATCCAAGTGAGGTTATTGCGAGACTGAAAGAAAGAATAGAAGAATTGAATGGCGGAGAGTTGCCGGGAGATGTTCAGATTGTTCCGATCATTGACCGTACAGAACTGGTGAATACAACCGTTCATACCGTTTCCAAAAACCTTGTTGAAGGAGTGATCCTGGTTTCCATTATTGTATTCATCTTCCTTTACAACTGGAGAACTACATTTATTGTGGCATCAGTAATTCCGTTGGCTTTTCTTTTTGCTATTATTATGTTGAAAATCCAGGGGCTTCCGGCCAATCTGATTTCTATGGGAGCATTAGATTTTGGACTTTTGCTGGAGGGAACACTCGTCATCGTAGAACATGTATTTGTCGCCCTCGAACTGAAGGCCAGGAAAATCGGACTCCGAAGATTTAATAAAATTTCCAAGCTTGGGATTATCAAGAAAAGCGCAGGAAGTGTGGCAAGCTATATTTTCTTTGCTTTATTAATACTGATTGTAGCTTTAATGCCAATTTTCTCTTTCCAGAAAGTAGAAGGAAAAATGTTCTCACCTTTGGCCTTTACGTTGGGATATGCCCTGCTTGGTTCTTTGATCTTGAGTTTGACCTATGTTCCGGCCATGTGTAAACTTTTATTAACCAAAAATATTGAAGAAAAAGAAAACTTTATTTCAAGATTCTTCAGAGTGAACATCTATAGAGTCTATGAATTCAGTGTTCGTCATAAAAAAGGTTTCATGATTGGTTTTGTAGCATTGCTTGCCTTATGCGGATGGAGGTTTTCAAATTACGGTTCAGAATTTTTACCTAAACTGAATGAAGGGGCTATCTATGTACGTGCCACACTCCCGAATAGTGTGAATCTGGATGAATCCGTTCGGTTAACCAAAGAGATGAAGGAGATTTTGATGAAGTATGATGAAGTGAAATTCGTAATGACCCAAACCGGACGTCCTAATGATGGAACAGATCCTACTGGATTCTTTAATATTGAATTTAATATCCAGCTGAAACCGGAAAATGAATGGAAGAAGAAAATTTCTAAGGAAGAACTTCTTGACCAAATGAGGGGTTCTCTTGAAAAATATCCGGGAATCAATTTCGGGTTCAGCCAGCCGATTCAGGATAATGTAGAAGAATATGTAGCTGGAGTAAAGGCACCGTTGGTTATTAAAATATTCGGGAATGATTTATTTCAGCTTGAAAATTATGCTAACCAGGTTGCCAATTCCATCAGGACTGTTCCGGGAATTTCCGATGTGAATGTCTTTAAAAATATAGGGCTTCCGGAACTCAGGATACAGCTTCATGATTCCAAAATGGCTAAATATGGAGTTTCCACGGCAGATGCCCAGGCAGTTATTGAAATGACCATTGGCGGGCAGGCTGCTACCAAATTCTATGAAGAAGAAAGGATGTTTGATGTGATGCTGAGATTCGAAAAAGAATACCGGGACACTCCTGAAAAAATGGGTAATATTCTCATTCCGACCCAGGATAATAAAAAAGTACCGTTAAAGGAAATAGCAACCATTGATTATCATACAGGGCCTTCATTTATTTACCGCGAAGGAAACAGCAGATACATTGGAGTAGGATTCAATATTGAGGGACGTGATCTTGGAAGTACAATTAAGGAAGCTAAAGAAAAAGTTGATAAAGAGGTGAAGCTGCCGAAAAACCATAAAATGACCTGGGCTGGTGAATTTGAAAGTAAAGAAAGAGCTGCAAAACAGTTGGCCATGGTAGTTCCTATTTCACTTGTGCTTATTCTGATGCTGTTGTATTTCAACTTCGGGAATGTAAAAGATACTTTGATTTCTTCCATTACATTGGCTTTTGCATTTATTGGCGGGTTTTTATCCCTCTGGTTTACGGGAACCATCTTCGGAATCTCAGCAGGAATCGGTTTTATTATTCTGTTCGGAGTGGCTACTATTGACGGTATTGTTCTGATTGGGGTCATGAAAGAAAACCTTCAGAACAGGCTATCACTCAAAGAAGCTATTTCAGAAGGAGTGAAAAGCAGGATCCGTCCGGTAGTAATGATTGCACTGATGGGATCTATGGGGCTTCTTCCGGCAGCCATGTCTAACGGAATGGGTTCTGAAATTCAAAAACCTCTGGCCATTATGATTGTAGGCGGATTGATTATCTGTATGCTGCTGTCATTTACCATATTGCCGATTGTGTTCTATTATGCCTATCGTAAAAAGTATAAGGAAACCATATAGTTTCTTTTTATTTGTTCATTATTTTGCCGGGATCCGTGAGGAAGATCCCGGCTTTTGTTTTAAGTTAAATGGTTTTTGTTGATTCCAGGATTTCAATATTCTTTACAATATCAATGCTTTCACATTTCTTAAATTCTTTAAGTAGGGAAGGAGTAATGATTTTAGGGTTTAAGATCTGTGTAGCAACCTTTGCTGCAGCATAATCTACAATATTAATAACCTGTTGTCTTAGAAAATTTGGGGTATTGGATGCAATAACAGCAGTTGTCCATGAAGTATCTCTCGCTTTTGAAATGGCAAAATCCAGTATGGCATTGTCTTTTCCATTGGAAAGCTGGTCAATGAGTTGTACCGGATAGCATATTTTATTCAGAGAGTCCTGTACTTTCTGATTAATGGAAGCAATCACATTATTAATATTGTCAAAATCCTTTTTTAAAGGATTGATTTTCCTGTAAGGCACAATGGAAGCCGCGGAAATTCCCAGATCCAGATTAATATGGGCATTCATGCCCAGAAAAATATGCTGTAATATAAGAAGGTCTTTATTTTTTGTGGCTTCAAAAGCAATATACCAGGAGTTGGTGCATTTTTTACCATTGCTGTAATTTTCCCATGCTTCAAGGTATCGCTGTGCAAAGGCAATATCAAGTATGGTCATTCGGGGATTATCTTCAAACTTCTTTTGTTCAATTCCTTTTAAAACCTGGGCAGTCATAATCCGGTAAGTACAGGCGAAATAGCCTGCAGGACTTTTGTTTTCCTTACACCATATGATAATTTTATCCAATTTTTTCAGGACTTCTTCAATGGTTTTCATGATAACTTTTATTTATTTTAAAGATATTCATAAATAATCGGTTAAGAAAATATTTTGTTTGGTAGCTATTAATTCCCCAAAAAATGATTTATGTCATTTTGATTTTGGCTACAAAGAATTAGTTTTATAAACTTAAAATTAAAATCATGAAAAAACTCAGTTTACTTTTCAGCAGTATTATTTTACTGTTTGCAACTTCCTGTTCAATGGAAGAATTCGAGAATTCTGCTTCAGGTGGAGATTTAAACAATGGATCAGGAAGAAGCTCGGCAAAGTTTGCCGGAGATGGTGCTTATGATGTCTTGGGCTATGGTTATAACGCAACAGGTGAATATGCTAATTCAAACTCTGCCGGATATCAGGTCATTGATATTGAAAGATTCAAGAACGAACAGGCTGGAAGATTGATTACTGATAATGTATTTTCTCAGGAATTTCTTGAAGAATATGGAGAACATGCAGAAGCTTATTCAAAAATGGTGTCTACTAAAGTGGGAGCTACGGCTGGATTCTCTTTATTTAAAAAACTCATTTCAGTTTCTTTTAGCTCTTCAGTTGTTAATAATACCAGCAATAAATTTGATGCTAAATACATTTATGGCAGTTATAATTTATTAATTAAACAAAGGAGATTTAGATTTAATGCTACTCCTACTTTACTGTCTGATTATTTGACTCCGGAGTTTATTAATGATTTACAGTCTAATAAACCTGAGCAGATTGTAAACGATTATGGAACTCACGTTGCAATAGATATATTTACAGGAGCTAAGTTAGACGTTATGTTTCAATCCGAAACAACCAATGAAAACCGTGAAAAAGCAGCTAGAGTTGGAGTTAAAGTTGGGGTAAAGAAAATTCTTGATGTAGATGTTCAGAACAACGTAGATACGTCAGAATCAGATAAAAATTATTCCAGAAAATTAACTTTTAAAACCAGAGGCGGTGATCCTTCAAAGGGACTGGTAGGAACTTTAGATCTTGAGATAGCCAATCCTAAGATTAATATTACCAATTGGCAGAATAGTTCAACACCAGCTAATGCAGTATTGGTAGAATTTGGGAGTAATGGTTTGATTCCTCTTTATGAATTCATTAAAGATCCAGTGAAAAAGGCTGAAATGAAAGCTTATATAGACAAATATTTAATTGATAATCAGGTAAGATTAACATATACAAATAGTGCAAACCTTGTTAACGGTAACTTTGTTAGAAATCCGGTTACTAATCAGATCTTTTTTATGTTTGAAAACAAGCTGAGATATATTCAAAGTCCTATGACTCTTTACGGATTGTTTAATATAACTTCTGGTGAAATTGCAACAATTAGCCCTAGTCATTTGTCAACAGTAGAACGCGGAGCTGATTTAACGCCGGATAATGATCTTAAACAGGATATCTATACTAATAAGATATATATGAGAGAAGGCAATGTTTTAAGATATATTCCAAATCTTGCTGTATATAATAAATATAGATTTAATAATA
Coding sequences:
- a CDS encoding efflux RND transporter permease subunit, whose amino-acid sequence is MRKFVQNIVSFSLKNSLIVLLGTFLLLAGGIYSYIHTPIEAFPDVTNTRVRVITQWPGRSAEEIEKFVTLPISKEMNAIPNKTSVRSISLFGLSVVTVIFDDHVNDFYAQQYASNKLGNVDLPAGAEYSIEPPSGATGEIYRYIIKSKLPIKEVTAIQDWVVERELLAVPGVADVVSFGGEEKTYEIKINPTELHNYDLSPLDVYEAVSKSNINVGGDVVAKGDQAYVVRGIGLLEKKEDIENIQIEVKGSTPILVKHVAEVKVSAKPRLGQVGYNKENDVVEGIVIMLRGENPSEVIARLKERIEELNGGELPGDVQIVPIIDRTELVNTTVHTVSKNLVEGVILVSIIVFIFLYNWRTTFIVASVIPLAFLFAIIMLKIQGLPANLISMGALDFGLLLEGTLVIVEHVFVALELKARKIGLRRFNKISKLGIIKKSAGSVASYIFFALLILIVALMPIFSFQKVEGKMFSPLAFTLGYALLGSLILSLTYVPAMCKLLLTKNIEEKENFISRFFRVNIYRVYEFSVRHKKGFMIGFVALLALCGWRFSNYGSEFLPKLNEGAIYVRATLPNSVNLDESVRLTKEMKEILMKYDEVKFVMTQTGRPNDGTDPTGFFNIEFNIQLKPENEWKKKISKEELLDQMRGSLEKYPGINFGFSQPIQDNVEEYVAGVKAPLVIKIFGNDLFQLENYANQVANSIRTVPGISDVNVFKNIGLPELRIQLHDSKMAKYGVSTADAQAVIEMTIGGQAATKFYEEERMFDVMLRFEKEYRDTPEKMGNILIPTQDNKKVPLKEIATIDYHTGPSFIYREGNSRYIGVGFNIEGRDLGSTIKEAKEKVDKEVKLPKNHKMTWAGEFESKERAAKQLAMVVPISLVLILMLLYFNFGNVKDTLISSITLAFAFIGGFLSLWFTGTIFGISAGIGFIILFGVATIDGIVLIGVMKENLQNRLSLKEAISEGVKSRIRPVVMIALMGSMGLLPAAMSNGMGSEIQKPLAIMIVGGLIICMLLSFTILPIVFYYAYRKKYKETI
- a CDS encoding MAC/perforin domain-containing protein is translated as MKKLSLLFSSIILLFATSCSMEEFENSASGGDLNNGSGRSSAKFAGDGAYDVLGYGYNATGEYANSNSAGYQVIDIERFKNEQAGRLITDNVFSQEFLEEYGEHAEAYSKMVSTKVGATAGFSLFKKLISVSFSSSVVNNTSNKFDAKYIYGSYNLLIKQRRFRFNATPTLLSDYLTPEFINDLQSNKPEQIVNDYGTHVAIDIFTGAKLDVMFQSETTNENREKAARVGVKVGVKKILDVDVQNNVDTSESDKNYSRKLTFKTRGGDPSKGLVGTLDLEIANPKINITNWQNSSTPANAVLVEFGSNGLIPLYEFIKDPVKKAEMKAYIDKYLIDNQVRLTYTNSANLVNGNFVRNPVTNQIFFMFENKLRYIQSPMTLYGLFNITSGEIATISPSHLSTVERGADLTPDNDLKQDIYTNKIYMREGNVLRYIPNLAVYNKYRFNNSAVKKIYGTSGYVIGSNIQ
- a CDS encoding DUF5995 family protein encodes the protein MKTIEEVLKKLDKIIIWCKENKSPAGYFACTYRIMTAQVLKGIEQKKFEDNPRMTILDIAFAQRYLEAWENYSNGKKCTNSWYIAFEATKNKDLLILQHIFLGMNAHINLDLGISAASIVPYRKINPLKKDFDNINNVIASINQKVQDSLNKICYPVQLIDQLSNGKDNAILDFAISKARDTSWTTAVIASNTPNFLRQQVINIVDYAAAKVATQILNPKIITPSLLKEFKKCESIDIVKNIEILESTKTI